From the Chloroflexota bacterium genome, one window contains:
- a CDS encoding ABC transporter substrate-binding protein, which yields MDPANFGWPRLVEGLNGVVTIPTKPERIITASVGHDETVLALAPADRLVAVGAPTKNETYSNVFGLVQGKPEVTRDPETIIAHSPDVVVTSPFFTEEAIDALGRLGIPVVQTELQQDPEARINSILLIGYILGEEERALQFAAEVRARYEAITEVTSIASPKPRVLAITQYSDTLWVAGANSTEGGVIVAAGGVNAAEEAGIEGNQTTSFEGVIAMAPDVIIIPQPVAFGANEFRQSLLNNETLAEIPAIKSGRVFVVESKHFTTLSYWNIRGAEDLARMLWPDAFTGAPSPAFSLAE from the coding sequence GTGGATCCGGCCAACTTTGGATGGCCACGGCTGGTGGAAGGCCTGAACGGCGTAGTGACCATCCCCACCAAGCCGGAGCGCATCATAACGGCGTCGGTTGGCCACGATGAGACGGTACTGGCCTTGGCGCCGGCCGACCGCCTGGTTGCCGTCGGCGCCCCCACAAAGAACGAGACTTACTCTAACGTCTTTGGGTTGGTGCAGGGCAAGCCTGAGGTTACGCGTGACCCGGAGACGATTATCGCCCATTCGCCGGACGTGGTTGTGACAAGTCCGTTCTTTACGGAGGAGGCCATCGACGCCCTGGGGAGGCTGGGTATTCCGGTGGTGCAAACGGAGCTGCAACAGGACCCGGAGGCCCGCATCAACAGCATCCTGCTCATTGGCTACATCCTTGGCGAGGAGGAGCGTGCCTTGCAGTTCGCTGCGGAGGTGCGTGCTCGCTACGAGGCCATCACAGAGGTGACAAGCATCGCGTCCCCTAAGCCCCGCGTGCTTGCCATCACGCAATACTCGGACACACTATGGGTCGCAGGCGCCAACTCGACCGAGGGCGGCGTCATTGTCGCTGCCGGCGGCGTCAACGCCGCCGAGGAGGCTGGTATCGAGGGCAACCAGACAACGAGCTTTGAGGGCGTCATCGCGATGGCTCCCGATGTGATTATCATCCCCCAGCCGGTTGCCTTTGGTGCGAACGAGTTCCGCCAGAGTCTCTTGAACAACGAGACCCTGGCTGAGATTCCAGCCATCAAGAGCGGCAGGGTCTTTGTGGTGGAAAGTAAACATTTTACGACGCTGTCTTACTGGAACATTCGCGGCGCGGAAGACCTTGCCCGGATGCTGTGGCCCGATGCCTTCACGGGTGCTCCATCACCTGCATTCAGCCTTGCGGAGTAA
- a CDS encoding adenylate kinase, translated as MGMTTGRRIAVYGPTGCGKTSLGAEASQRLGFPHLDLDIVHWLPGWQENPREQFRADVVEWLDARLGGWVCTGNYASVVGDLVMARADTVLWLRLPFRIVFWRLLLRTLHRSVTWELMWGTNHETFRKGFMSRDSILLWCITHWRAHHQNVSRAIAEHARNAVVFELRSPRQVREWLAGVPRLDPPLRAAIH; from the coding sequence GTGGGCATGACGACTGGACGGCGTATCGCCGTGTACGGGCCTACGGGCTGCGGCAAGACCAGCCTCGGCGCGGAGGCTTCTCAGCGGCTGGGCTTTCCTCACCTCGACCTGGATATCGTGCACTGGCTTCCCGGGTGGCAGGAGAACCCTCGAGAGCAGTTTCGCGCCGACGTCGTCGAGTGGCTGGACGCTCGGCTGGGTGGATGGGTCTGCACCGGTAACTACGCCAGCGTGGTAGGTGACCTCGTGATGGCACGGGCCGACACGGTGCTTTGGTTGCGGCTGCCCTTTAGAATCGTGTTCTGGCGGCTTCTTTTGCGCACGCTGCACCGCTCCGTCACTTGGGAGCTGATGTGGGGCACCAACCACGAAACCTTTCGCAAGGGCTTCATGAGCCGCGACTCGATCCTGCTCTGGTGCATCACTCACTGGCGCGCGCACCATCAAAACGTTAGCAGGGCCATTGCCGAGCACGCGCGTAATGCAGTGGTGTTCGAACTACGCTCCCCTCGGCAAGTGCGCGAATGGCTGGCGGGGGTGCCTCGCCTTGACCCCCCTCTCAGGGCAGCGATACACTGA
- a CDS encoding ABC transporter ATP-binding protein: MDGVDLEAHHGQMVGLIGPNGAGKSTFLRAISGVLRVQGGSVHLDGADLRSLTSREVAAGMAIVPQIMPYTHGFTAMELVLMGRYPHLGRFQIEGREDTRIAKESMHLTETEQFADRTLDTLSGGERQRVIVSRALAQQPRILLLDEPTANLDVLHQLKILGLVRDLVDDGLTAVAAIHDLTMAARFCDRLVMLSEGRVLAEGTPDEVLTPKRIAGAFGVEVGVYRDPNTGSLAISLIGPAHGGVAGRNGHVAVNGFGASHGRVASDATED, from the coding sequence TTGGACGGCGTTGACCTGGAAGCGCACCACGGACAGATGGTGGGCCTCATCGGCCCCAATGGCGCGGGGAAGTCGACGTTTCTGCGAGCCATCTCGGGCGTGCTCCGCGTTCAGGGCGGGAGCGTTCACCTTGACGGCGCGGACCTGCGATCCCTAACGTCGAGAGAGGTTGCAGCGGGCATGGCAATCGTGCCGCAGATCATGCCGTACACGCACGGATTCACGGCGATGGAGCTTGTGCTCATGGGGCGCTATCCCCATTTGGGCCGCTTCCAGATCGAGGGCCGGGAGGATACACGCATCGCAAAAGAGTCGATGCATCTGACCGAGACCGAACAGTTCGCCGACCGCACACTCGACACCCTGTCCGGCGGCGAACGCCAACGGGTCATCGTCTCCCGCGCACTGGCCCAGCAGCCGCGCATCCTGTTGTTGGACGAACCCACCGCCAATTTGGATGTGTTGCACCAACTGAAAATTCTGGGCTTGGTGCGCGATCTGGTTGACGACGGACTGACGGCCGTCGCAGCCATCCACGACTTGACGATGGCGGCGCGCTTCTGCGACCGCCTCGTGATGCTGAGCGAGGGCCGCGTGCTGGCGGAGGGCACGCCGGATGAGGTTCTGACGCCCAAGCGGATTGCAGGTGCCTTCGGTGTCGAGGTCGGCGTCTACCGCGACCCGAATACGGGTTCCCTGGCCATCAGCCTCATTGGGCCTGCTCATGGAGGTGTCGCCGGAAGAAACGGCCATGTGGCCGTTAATGGCTTCGGTGCGTCTCATGGGCGCGTCGCGTCTGATGCGACGGAGGACTGA